From the genome of Pantoea alfalfae, one region includes:
- a CDS encoding acyltransferase, producing the protein MSQKIYWIDNLRAVACLMVIVIHTTTWYITGPMAVTGTTWDVANLLNSASRVCVPLFFMISGYLFFGERSAQPRHMLRLVLCLLFYSAVSLAYITWLTPISEGRSILKMLQKPVFYHLWFFFALIGIYLMSPLIQVKTVQARYVALLVLVLAVLANPNTVSQSLGPFHFLPVNLYVSGDSIYYLLYALLGRAIGTMDTTRRGLTPLAAGLFIACVIGITLGTKKALIVNGAFNDTWYLYCGPLVFIAAISLLIVFKNSLNQRTLPGFTVIARYSLPIYGFHALFIHYLRTHHYDDMSRPWLDLPWVFGLTLGGSLLLGMALKRVDTRHFVS; encoded by the coding sequence ATGTCGCAGAAGATTTACTGGATCGATAATTTACGCGCGGTTGCCTGCCTGATGGTGATCGTGATTCACACCACCACCTGGTATATCACCGGGCCGATGGCGGTAACCGGCACGACCTGGGATGTGGCGAATCTGCTGAACTCGGCATCACGCGTCTGTGTTCCACTGTTCTTTATGATCTCCGGCTATCTGTTTTTCGGCGAACGTAGCGCCCAGCCGCGTCATATGCTCCGGCTGGTGCTCTGTCTGCTGTTCTACAGCGCGGTCTCGCTGGCCTATATCACCTGGCTGACGCCGATCAGCGAAGGACGTTCGATCCTGAAGATGCTGCAGAAGCCCGTGTTCTATCACCTGTGGTTCTTCTTTGCGCTGATTGGCATCTATCTGATGTCGCCGCTGATCCAGGTGAAAACCGTGCAGGCACGCTATGTAGCGCTGCTGGTGCTGGTGCTGGCGGTACTCGCCAACCCGAATACGGTCAGCCAGTCGCTGGGCCCGTTCCATTTTCTGCCGGTTAACCTCTATGTCAGCGGTGACAGCATTTACTACCTGCTCTATGCGCTGCTTGGACGGGCGATCGGCACCATGGACACGACCCGGCGCGGCCTGACCCCGCTGGCCGCCGGGCTGTTTATCGCCTGTGTGATTGGCATTACGTTAGGGACGAAAAAGGCGCTGATCGTCAACGGGGCGTTTAACGATACCTGGTATCTCTACTGCGGACCGCTGGTATTTATCGCGGCGATCAGCCTGCTCATCGTGTTTAAAAACAGCCTGAATCAGCGCACGCTGCCCGGTTTTACCGTGATTGCGCGCTATTCACTGCCGATCTACGGCTTTCATGCGCTGTTCATTCACTATCTGCGCACGCATCACTACGATGATATGTCGCGTCCGTGGCTCGATCTGCCCTGGGTGTTCGGACTGACGCTGGGTGGCAGTCTGCTGCTGGGGATGGCGCTGAAACGGGTCGATACCCGTCACTTTGTCAGCTGA
- a CDS encoding GlxA family transcriptional regulator, translating to MTHTVWFLTLPGVMVLDLTGPAETLKLAGDRFSLRYIGPQPEVVCSTGMTIGGIEPLPEQLPAGSLLVVPGVYDSQICYSTPQATEARDWLMRQHAALRAQTFMLVCVCSGALLAAQAGMLDDVPCTTHHDVIARLKAVAPRAQVQENRVFVGHENIWTSAGITAGIDLALHLVNQLCDTPTALAVAREMVVWFRRAGDDPQLSPWLRYRNHLHPAIHRAQDLMIAHPEHGWTLTELAGRAHVSSRHLARLFRQHLGISVREYHEQLRVGVARQRQQQGESAEKAALAAGFSSARQLRRARQRETDQLTK from the coding sequence ATGACACATACCGTCTGGTTTTTAACCCTGCCTGGCGTCATGGTACTGGATCTGACCGGCCCTGCCGAAACGCTGAAGCTGGCGGGGGATCGCTTTTCGCTGCGCTACATTGGCCCGCAGCCGGAGGTGGTCTGTTCCACCGGTATGACCATTGGCGGCATCGAACCCTTGCCAGAACAGTTGCCCGCCGGGAGCCTGCTGGTGGTGCCGGGCGTCTATGACTCGCAGATCTGTTATTCCACACCCCAGGCCACAGAAGCACGCGACTGGCTGATGCGGCAGCACGCCGCGCTGCGCGCGCAGACCTTTATGCTGGTCTGCGTCTGCTCAGGTGCGTTGCTGGCAGCGCAAGCGGGCATGCTCGATGACGTGCCCTGCACCACCCATCATGATGTCATTGCCCGTCTGAAAGCGGTCGCCCCGCGCGCTCAGGTGCAGGAGAACCGGGTATTTGTCGGGCATGAGAATATCTGGACCAGCGCGGGCATCACGGCGGGGATCGACCTGGCGCTGCATCTGGTGAATCAGCTCTGCGATACGCCAACAGCGCTGGCCGTGGCGCGGGAAATGGTGGTCTGGTTCCGCCGCGCCGGTGACGACCCGCAGCTTTCACCCTGGCTGCGTTACCGCAATCACCTGCATCCGGCCATTCATCGGGCGCAGGACCTGATGATTGCGCATCCTGAGCATGGCTGGACGCTGACCGAGCTGGCCGGGCGCGCCCACGTCAGCAGCCGTCATCTGGCGCGGCTGTTTCGTCAGCATCTGGGGATCAGCGTGCGGGAATACCATGAGCAGCTGCGGGTTGGCGTGGCGCGCCAGCGTCAGCAGCAGGGTGAATCCGCTGAGAAAGCAGCGCTGGCGGCGGGATTTTCATCGGCGCGCCAGCTGCGACGCGCCCGCCAGCGGGAAACCGATCAGCTGACAAAGTGA
- the yieH gene encoding 6-phosphogluconate phosphatase, with amino-acid sequence MSVECVFFDCDGTLVDSELLCTQAYVNTFARYGLALSLQQMFEKYKGVKLYDIIRDVGDAHQVSLPMEEVETAYRAEVARLFDQQLQPIPGAKALVEQIKVPMCVVSNGTVKKMQHSLGLTGMLPLFAEHLYSGYDILHWKPDPELMYHAAEQMQVPIERCILVDDSEAGARAGIAAGIPVYYYCADPHNPELDHPLVTRFDDMAQLPALWRARGWDLV; translated from the coding sequence ATGTCAGTTGAATGCGTCTTTTTTGATTGCGATGGCACGCTGGTGGACAGTGAGTTGCTCTGCACCCAGGCCTACGTCAACACGTTTGCCCGTTACGGTCTGGCGCTGTCGCTGCAGCAGATGTTTGAAAAGTATAAGGGCGTCAAACTCTACGACATCATTCGTGACGTGGGCGACGCGCATCAGGTGTCGCTGCCGATGGAAGAGGTGGAGACAGCTTATCGCGCGGAAGTCGCGCGACTGTTCGATCAGCAACTGCAGCCAATTCCGGGTGCGAAAGCGCTAGTGGAGCAGATCAAAGTGCCGATGTGCGTGGTCTCAAACGGGACGGTAAAAAAGATGCAGCACTCGCTGGGCTTAACCGGCATGCTGCCGCTGTTTGCCGAACACCTCTATAGCGGTTATGACATTCTGCACTGGAAGCCCGATCCGGAGCTGATGTACCACGCGGCGGAACAGATGCAGGTGCCGATTGAGCGCTGCATTCTGGTGGATGACTCCGAAGCGGGCGCCCGCGCCGGTATTGCCGCCGGGATCCCGGTCTACTACTACTGTGCTGATCCGCACAATCCTGAACTGGATCATCCGCTGGTGACGCGCTTCGACGACATGGCGCAGCTGCCTGCGTTGTGGCGCGCCCGTGGCTGGGATCTGGTGTAG
- a CDS encoding NCS2 family permease — MSKQGVLQRIFRLQEHGTTVRTEVIAGITTFLTMVYIVFVNPQILGVAGMDTQAVFVTTCLIAAFGSILMGLFANLPVALAPAMGLNAFFAFVVVGAMGYSWQVGMGAIFWGAVGLLILTLLRVRYWMIANIPLSLRVGITAGIGLFIAMMGLKNAGIIVPNPDTLVAVGNLTSHSVLLGALGFFIIAILASRNIHAAVLISMVITTAIGWMLGDVKFVGLFSAPPSITSVVGQVDIKGAFNIGMAGVIFSFMLVNLFDSSGTLIGVTDKAGLTDETGTFPRMQQALYVDSISSVSGALAGTSSVTAYIESTSGVAIGGRTGLMAVVTGLLFLLVTFLSPLAAMVPSYAAAGALIYVGVLMTASLSRVRWDDLTEAVPAFVTAAMMPFSFSITEGIALGFIAYCVMKLGTGRWREISPCVVIVALLFVLKIVFIDAH, encoded by the coding sequence ATGAGCAAGCAAGGCGTTTTGCAGCGCATCTTCAGGCTGCAGGAACATGGCACCACGGTGCGCACCGAAGTGATCGCAGGTATCACCACCTTTCTGACGATGGTCTATATCGTCTTCGTCAACCCGCAGATCCTCGGCGTCGCCGGTATGGATACCCAGGCGGTGTTTGTGACCACCTGTCTGATTGCCGCGTTTGGCAGCATTCTGATGGGACTGTTTGCCAATCTGCCGGTGGCGCTGGCCCCCGCAATGGGGCTGAATGCCTTCTTCGCTTTTGTGGTGGTCGGGGCGATGGGCTATTCGTGGCAGGTCGGTATGGGCGCGATTTTCTGGGGTGCGGTCGGCCTGCTGATACTGACCCTGCTGCGGGTTCGCTACTGGATGATTGCCAATATCCCACTGAGCCTGCGCGTTGGCATCACTGCCGGTATCGGCCTGTTTATCGCCATGATGGGGCTGAAGAATGCCGGTATTATCGTGCCGAATCCCGATACGCTCGTGGCCGTGGGTAATCTGACTTCGCACAGCGTGCTGCTGGGCGCACTCGGCTTCTTTATTATCGCCATTCTGGCATCACGCAATATCCACGCGGCGGTGCTGATCTCAATGGTGATCACCACCGCTATTGGCTGGATGCTGGGCGACGTGAAGTTTGTCGGCCTGTTTTCTGCGCCGCCTTCGATTACTTCGGTGGTGGGTCAGGTCGATATCAAAGGTGCGTTTAACATTGGCATGGCGGGCGTCATCTTCTCCTTTATGCTGGTCAATCTGTTCGACTCCTCCGGCACGCTGATTGGCGTTACCGACAAAGCGGGACTGACCGATGAAACCGGCACCTTTCCGCGGATGCAGCAGGCGCTTTATGTCGACAGCATCAGTTCGGTGAGTGGCGCGCTGGCGGGCACGTCTTCCGTGACCGCCTATATCGAGAGCACCTCGGGCGTGGCGATTGGTGGCCGTACCGGTCTGATGGCCGTGGTAACCGGCCTGCTTTTCCTGCTGGTGACCTTCCTGTCACCGCTGGCCGCAATGGTGCCATCCTATGCCGCCGCAGGCGCGCTGATTTACGTTGGCGTGTTAATGACCGCCAGCCTGTCGCGCGTGCGCTGGGATGATCTGACCGAAGCCGTTCCGGCGTTTGTCACCGCCGCCATGATGCCCTTCAGCTTTTCCATCACCGAAGGCATTGCGCTGGGTTTTATCGCTTACTGCGTGATGAAACTGGGCACCGGCCGCTG